In Erigeron canadensis isolate Cc75 chromosome 1, C_canadensis_v1, whole genome shotgun sequence, a single window of DNA contains:
- the LOC122585506 gene encoding lysM domain receptor-like kinase 3, with translation MKGDIISPTRKPTSSTSHTSSSSRKSSKSDQNPRTRVCTPLSRSSENNSYYKDSWKSSISSGSSTTLSSFRDSLPQNPHVYDFKEIFTSTNKFTSMKHSSSSTSTSWRCVIRGDDVIVFQRKLHRAIDEAELRDRLMMICRSHHSSLIKLRGASISGSYIYLVYDYIKGASLSDCITNPKNVNYSVLTGWMSRIQISADLAHGLEYIHNSTGLNKKFIHNHIKSSSIIVTENQIEESLCYTAKICHFGTAELCGETSFDELNTKKNVKFQGTRGYMAPEFQETGVPSQKCDVYAFGVVILEIMSGEVCLKYIVDDNGAYKRVSLIETAKTAVECGGVRRWMDKRLKDSFPVDVADKFVKLGLECVDEDPDKRPDMGLVAGRVSKLYLESKSWMENMGTIPPDFTVSIASR, from the coding sequence ATGAAAGGAGACATAATTTCACCCACCAGAAAACCCACAAGCTCAACATCTCATACCTCATCATCGTCTcgaaaatcatcaaaatcagATCAAAATCCTCGTACACGAGTATGCACACCACTATCTCGTAGTAGCGAAAACAATAGCTACTACAAAGACTCATGGAAATCATCTATTTCCAGCGGAAGCTCAACAACTCTGTCGAGCTTCCGCGATTCCCTACCTCAAAACCCACATGTTTACGATTTCAAAGAAATCTTCACATCAACAAACAAATTCACGTCCATGAAACATTCATCGTCATCCACGTCAACATCTTGGCGGTGTGTGATCCGCGGAGACGACGTAATCGTCTTCCAACGAAAACTTCATCGTGCTATCGACGAAGCAGAGCTTCGCGACAGACTTATGATGATTTGCAGAAGCCATCACTCGAGTTTGATAAAACTCCGAGGGGCTTCAATATCTGGAAGTTATATATATCTAgtttatgattatataaaagGCGCTAGCCTTTCGGATTGTATTACAAATcctaaaaatgttaattatagTGTTTTGACAGGCTGGATGTCACGTATCCAAATTTCGGCTGATTTAGCGCATGGGCTAGAATACATTCATAATTCTACTggattaaataaaaagtttattcaTAATCATATCAAAAGTAGTAGTATAATCGTTACGGAAAATCAAATTGAAGAATCTTTGTGTTATACTGCAAAGATATGTCATTTTGGTACTGCAGAGTTATGTGGTGAAACAAGTTTTGACGAAttgaatacaaaaaaaaatgtgaaatttCAAGGGACTAGAGGGTATATGGCCCCGGAATTTCAGGAGACTGGGGTACCTAGTCAAAAATGTGATGTGTATGCATTTGGTGTAGTGATATTAGAAATTATGTCAGGTGAAGTGTGTTTGAAATATATTGTAGATGATAATGGGGCTTATAAAAGAGTGAGTTTGATTGAGACGGCTAAGACTGCGGTCGAATGTGGTGGAGTAAGACGATGGATGGATAAACGATTGAAGGATTCGTTTCCGGTGGATGTGGCTGACAAGTTTGTTAAGTTGGGTTTGGAGTGTGTTGATGAGGATCCGGATAAGAGACCGGATATGGGTTTGGTTGCAGGTCGGGTTTCTAAACTTTATTTGGAATCGAAGAGTTGGATGGAGAATATGGGAACGATTCCTCCTGATTTTACTGTTTCTATTGCTAGTAGATGA
- the LOC122590034 gene encoding amino acid transporter AVT1C-like: MARDDFLLGNPPHVQPLPFQILPSQAMDDNKRPRSNFTVILNGIHMFCAVTILSVPYAMKVGGWSGIATLALFCLASVYSGYLLGLCFEYHRTEIKTYPDVANAAFGRLGSYFVSFIVFCYNYASCVEYVVVSMNTLAYVFPTQLFSVLHHIITVGTLIAYVMIIVLYFVVCYHNFQKFNFYLTGLGVFLTLVLVLSLFTHGIVNHATYQLKSTKFFNPSTFPMALGFYAYCFAGHTYLPELYQSMREKRQFQKIMLIIFVASFFLYLAVAINGYALFGKDVQSIFVLNMPKNQVPAVVAILSTLLDQVIRYVLGVHSISRDLDELVKRRNHGLSDRTIGYVIRAVLVGTTIIFSLMIPVYGTLMAFIGSTLGIVVALIIPCVCFLRLRWDHVTRPQGVLAGFIIVLALVASVLGISKSLPELIKGVED; encoded by the exons ATGGCAAGAGATGATTTTCTTTTAGGAAACCCCCCTCATGTTCAGCCACTCCCATTCCAAATTCTTCCTTCTCAAGCAATGGATGACAACAAACGTCCAAGATCCAACTTCACTGTCATCCTAAATG GAATTCATATGTTTTGTGCCGTAACTATTCTTTCTGTGCCGTATGCTATGAAAGTGGGAGGTTGGAGTGGTATAGCGACATTGGCTCTATTTTGCCTTGCATCCGTTTATAGCGGTTATCTACTGGGGTTATGTTTTGAATATCATCGAACAGAAATCAAGACTTATCCCGACGTGGCAAATGCAGCATTCGGAAGACTGGGTTCTTATTTCGTCTCG TTCATTGTCTTCTGCTACAACTAT GCATCCTGTGTGGAGTATGTAGTTGTTTCAATGAACACATTAGCTTATGTGTTCCCAACACAACTTTTCTCAGTACTACATCATATAATAACTGTTGGAACCTTGATAGCGTATGTCATGATTATTGTCCTGTATTTTGTGGTTTGCTACCATAACTTCCAGAAATTTAATTTCTATCTTACAG GTTTAGGGGTCTTTTTGACTCTGGTCCTCGTGCTTTCTTTGTTCACGCATGGAATTGTAAATCATGCAACATACCAATTGAAATCGACAAAATTTTTCAACCCGTCCACATTTCCAATGGCATTAGGGTTTTACGCCTACTGTTTTGCGGGCCATACTTATCTGCCTGAATTATATCAATCTATGAGAGAGAAGAGGCAGTTTCAGAAGATCATGCtaataat CTTTGTGGCAAGCTTCTTTTTATATCTGGCAGTGGCGATAAATGGATATGCACTCTTTGGGAAAGACGTGCAGTCCATATTCGTGCTtaatatgcctaaaaatcaagtTCCTGCTGTGGTCGCTATTCTTAGCACA CTATTGGACCAAGTGATCCGATATGTTCTGGGTGTACACTCAATTAGTAGGGATCTTGATGAGCTAGTGAAGCGGCGAAACCATGGCCTAAGTGACCGCACCATTGGGTATGTGATTAGAGCTGTGTTAGTAGGAACAACAATCATTTTCTCCTTGATGATCCCCGTCTATG GCACCTTAATGGCATTTATAGGATCTACACTTGGGATTGTTGTG GCTCTGATAATCCCCTGTGTATGCTTTCTTCGCTTGAGATGGGATCATGTCACTCGACCACAG gGTGTTCTTGCTGGATTCATCATTGTACTGGCATTAGTCGCGTCAGTACTTGGGATCTCAAAGAGCTTGCCAGAATTGATAAAAGGTGTTGAAGATTAG